The Salmo trutta chromosome 6, fSalTru1.1, whole genome shotgun sequence genome has a window encoding:
- the LOC115195936 gene encoding tubulin beta-4B chain, translated as MREIVHLQAGQCGNQIGAKFWEVISDEHGIDPTGTYHGDSDLQLERINVYYNEATGGKYVPRAILVDLEPGTMDSVRSGPFGQIFRPDNFVFGQSGAGNNWAKGHYTEGAELVDSVLDVVRKEAESCDCLQGFQLTHSLGGGTGSGMGTLLISKIREEYPDRIMNTFSVVPSPKVSDTVVEPYNATLSVHQLVENTDETYCIDNEALYDICFRTLKLTTPTYGDLNHLVSATMSGVTTCLRFPGQLNADLRKLAVNMVPFPRLHFFMPGFAPLTSRGSQQYRALTVPELTQQMFDAKNMMAACDPRHGRYLTVAAIFRGRMSMKEVDEQMLNVQNKNSSYFVEWIPNNVKTAVCDIPPRGLKMSATFIGNSTAIQELFKRISEQFTAMFRRKAFLHWYTGEGMDEMEFTEAESNMNDLVSEYQQYQDATAEEEGEFEEEGEEDVG; from the exons ATGAGGGAGATTGTTCATCTGCAGGCCGGTCAATGTGGAAATCAGATCGGTGCCAAG TTTTGGGAGGTTATCAGTGACGAGCATGGAATAGACCCAACAGGCACTTACCATGGAGATAGCGATCTGCAGCTTGAGAGAATCAACGTGTACTATAATGAGGCAACAG GTGGCAAGTATGTTCCTCGTGCCATTCTAGTTGATCTGGAGCCTGGCACAATGGACTCTGTCCGCTCTGGACCATTTGGCCAAATATTCAGACCGGACAACTTTGTCTTTG GACAGAGTGGTGCAGGTAACAACTGGGCAAAGGGCCATTACACTGAGGGAGCAGAGTTGGTAGACTCTGTCCTGGATGTGGTGAGAAAGGAAGCTGAGAGCTGCGACTGTCTTCAGGGTTTCCAGCTCACCCACTCCCTTGGAGGTGGCACGGGCTCTGGTATGGGTACCCTGTTGATTAGCAAGATCCGTGAGGAATACCCTGACCGCATCATGAACACCTTCAGTGTGGTGCCCTCCCCTAAAGTGTCAGACACCGTGGTGGAGCCCTACAATGCCACCTTGTCTGTGCATCAGCTAGTAGAGAACACTGACGAGACTTATTGCATTGACAACGAGGCCTTGTATGACATCTGCTTTCGCACTCTGAAGCTGACTACTCCCACTTACGGGGACCTCAACCACCTGGTGTCAGCCACTATGAGTGGTGTCACCACCTGCCTGCGCTTTCCCGGCCAGCTCAACGCCGACCTACGTAAGCTAGCTGTCAACATGGTCCCGTTCCCCCGCCTGCATTTCTTCATGCCAGGCTTTGCCCCCCTCACCAGCAGAGGTAGCCAGCAGTACAGAGCGCTGACGGTGCCCGAACTCACCCAGCAGATGTTCGATGCCAAGAACATGATGGCCGCCTGCGACCCCCGCCACGGCCGCTACCTCACTGTGGCCGCCATTTTCCGTGGCCGCATGTCCATGAAGGAGGTGGACGAGCAGATGCTGAACGTGCAGAACAAGAACAGCAGCTACTTCGTCGAATGGATCCCCAACAATGTCAAGACTGCAGTCTGCGACATCCCGCCCCGCGGCCTCAAAATGTCCGCTACCTTCATCGGCAACAGCACGGCCATCCAGGAGCTGTTTAAGCGCATCTCTGAGCAGTTCACAGCCATGTTCCGCCGCAAGGCCTTCCTGCACTGGTACACCGGAGAGGGCATGGACGAGATGGAGTTCACCGAGGCCGAGAGCAACATGAACGACCTGGTATCTGAGTACCAGCAGTACCAGGATGCCACCGCCGAGGAGGAGGGCGAGtttgaagaggagggagaagaggatgtGGGTTAG
- the LOC115195124 gene encoding putative malate dehydrogenase 1B produces MLQLDCQAPLPQLVCQVPSLQPVTGSTDDEDCNKEPADTGAVHEGGGVPSEPHQATAHMDQQAEDLALPQLHKVTVYTELHQVFQQAHFIILLDDSWPEDREGGGVDEEEGKVRKVSDRYQQYGRLINERVHMNVAVIVAGDSLVNLKCSLLLENAPSVDSGRFVGMATQLEYEAKAHIAQKLSVKTADVTEVIVWGNISGSSHVDLQSATVFQYEGAIWGPSDFSQPVLEIIYDRKWLQSDFLNLVSSQCATVASKSQRATAISATNGIIAVLKAWNCHSSAKEVLSFCILSTGQYNLPAGVVFSMPVSFQDGRWSMLSDVIGDKKRAKLQIAADQLREEKDCMNLHYFLKRFLSEL; encoded by the exons aTGCTTCAGCTGGattgccaggctcccctgcctcagctggtCTGTCAGGTTCCCTCGCTCCAGCCGGTGACAGGTTCAACTGATGATGAAGATTGCAACAAAGAACCTGCTGACACAGGAGCTgtgcatgaaggaggaggtgtacCATCAGAGCCTCATCAAGCCACTGCACATATGGATCAGCAG GCAGAGGACCTGGCCCTCCCACAGCTCCATAAAGTCACCGTCTACACAGAGCTGCACCAGGTCTTCCAACAAGCACACTTCATCATCCTCCTGGATGACAGTTGGCCTGAGGAcagagagggtggaggggtggacgAGGAAGAAGGCAAG GTGAGAAAGGTGTCGGACCGTTACCAACAGTATGGGCGCCTCATCAACGAAAGGGTGCACATGAACGTGGCGGTGATTGTGGCTGGGGACTCCTTGGTTAACCTGAAGTGCTCCCTTTTGCTAGAGAATGCTCCCTCGGTTGACAGCGGACGCTTTGTGGGCATGGCAACTCAACTGGAGTACGAGGCCAAAGCCCACATTGCACAGAAGCTGTCTGTGAAGACTGCAG ACGTGACAGAGGTCATCGTTTGGGGCAACATCAGCGGCAGTTCCCATGTTGACCTGCAGAGTGCGACGGTTTTCCAATACGAAGGGGCCATCTGGGGACCATCAGATTTTTCTCAGCCAGTCCTAGAGATTATATATGACAG GAAATGGCTACAGTCTGACTTCCTGAATTTGGTCAGTTCCCAATGTGCCACTGTAGCCTCCAAGTCCCAGAGGGCTACAGCCATATCAGCCACTAATGGGATCATTGCAGTTCTAAAGGCCTGGAACTGCCACTCTTCTGCTAAGGAGGTCCTCTCCTTTTGCATACTCAGCACAG GACAGTACAACCTCCCAGCTGGTGTAGTATTCTCAATGCCAGTGAGCTTCCAGGATGGTAGATGGTCCATGTTGTCTGATGTAATTGGTGATAAGAAGAGGGCCAAACTGCAGATTGCTGCAGACCAACTCAGGGAG GAGAAAGATTGCATGAATTTACACTACTTTCTGAAGCGCTTCCTGTCGGAGTTGTAA